One Drosophila santomea strain STO CAGO 1482 chromosome X, Prin_Dsan_1.1, whole genome shotgun sequence DNA segment encodes these proteins:
- the LOC120455678 gene encoding protein HIRA homolog, with amino-acid sequence MRLLKPAWVHHDDKQIFSVDIHQDCTKFATGGQGSDCGRVVIWNLLPVLSDKAECDADVPKMLCQMDQHLACVNCVRWSQNGQNLASGSDDKLIMIWRKSAGSSGVFGTGGMQKNHESWKCFYTLRGHDGDVLDLAWSPNDVYLASCSIDNTVIIWDAQAFPHSVATLKGHTGLVKGVSWDPLGRFLASQSDDRSIKIWNTTDWNLSHTITEPFEECGGTTHILRLSWSPDGQYLVSAHAMNGGGPTAQIIEREGWKCDKDFVGHRKAVTCVRFHNSILRRQDNDGSPSKPLQYCCLAVGSRDRSLSVWMTALQRPMIVIHELFNDSILDLSWGPKECLLMACSGDGSVACLKFTEEELGKAISEDEKNAIIRKMYGQNYVNVLGKHAPLLEHPQRLLLPQGDKPTKFPLNNNSEANQRPISKQTETRTKDGKRRITPMFIPLHEDGPTSLSMNIVSSSGSATAALTSCSAAAGAVSSAAPTESAATPLMPLEPLVSKSDLGRLDSRLKTQPASQRRQSLPFDPGQTNELPRSPRLEEHQSSTSGPSNLNVTATGKSEFVKAALDYRLHVSNGHLKTQHGMLAKVTASDSKEMLWEFYVGSPLVNLNLCGKYAMLCSLDGSMRLISMETGCPVFPAISLTSSAVHCAFSPDNSLVGVLTECGLLRIWDIAKKVISLAAGCLELLNKHGTAVQFSVTNQGMPLIGFPSGNSYSYSTSLQSWLVLATKDAIMYHGIRGTLPRDMDQMQQKFPLLSMQASSQNYFSFTGSMELRHSESWQQSAKIRFIENQIKLCEALQSLDELQHWHKMLTFQLATHGSEKRMRVFLDDLLSMPEPGLSQFVPKLELMQCVLDTLKPHSEWNRLHSEYAELLRECKSERQKDIFATPAPPQPKAASSAGSSPRSGAIGDEATGEEVAEKDGATAVAAAGGSGSPAAATTGTSTTTTTRTSSSLSSSGSSSSTSGSGSSSSSSSSSSLSVPQPAPSLSPEIQTLDSPTVCIDDDLLSASSSLPPLDTSPVEVSPASTSGGAASTSPAASVAGSAPVSSAKAAETEQT; translated from the exons ATGCGGCTCCTTAAGCCGGCTTGGGTGCATCACGATG ACAAACAGATATTCTCGGTGGATATCCATCAGGATTGCACGAAATTCGCCACTGGCGGCCAGGGCAGCGATTGCGGACGAGTGGTCATCTGGAATCTGCTGCCGGTGCTCTCCGACAAGGCGGAATGCGATGCGGACGTACCGAAGATGTTGTGCCAAATGGACCAGCATTTGGCCTGTGTCAACTGCGTGCGCTGGTCGCAAAATGGTCAGAATCTGGCCTCGGGATCCGACGATAAGCTCATCATGATCTGGCGCAAGTCTGCCGGTTCGAGTGGTGTTTTCGGCACCGGCGGCATGCAAAAGAATCACGAATCGTGGAAATGCTTCTACACACTGCGCGGTCATGATGGCGATGTTCTCGATTTGGCCTGGTCACCCAACGATGTCTATTTGGCCAGCTGCAGCATTGACAACACGGTGATCATCTGGGATGCCCAGGCATTTCCACATTCGGTGGCCACGCTGAAAGGACACACTGGTCTGGTGAAGGGCGTCTCCTGGGATCCGTTGGGTCGCTTTTTGGCCTCACAATCGGATGATCGGAGCATCAAGATCTGGAACACCACGGACTGGAATCTATCGCACACGATAACCGAACCGTTCGAGGAGTGCGGCGGTACAACGCATATCTTGAGACTGTCCTGGTCACCGGATGGCCAGTATCTGGTGTCCGCACATGCGATGAATGGCGGCGGACCCACCGCCCAGATTATTGAGCGTGAGGGCTGGAAGTGCGATAAGGATTTCGTGGGTCATCGCAAGGCGGTTACGTGCGTTAGGTTTCACAATTCGATACTGAGGCGCCAGGATAACGATGGCAGTCCCAGCAAACCCTTGCAATACTGCTGCCTGGCTGTGGGCTCGCGCGATCGTTCGCTATCCGTTTGGATGACCGCCCTGCAGCGACCCATGATTGTCATCCATGAGCTGTTCAACGATAGCATACTCGATTTGTCCTGGGGCCCCAAGGAATGCCTGCTGATGGCCTGCAGTGGCGATGGCAGCGTAGCCTGCCTAAAGTTCACCGAAGAGGAACTTGGCAAGGCCATTTCCGAGGATGAAAAGAATGCCATTATACGCAAGATGTATGGCCAGAACTATGTCAATGTTCTGGGCAAGCATGCACCGCTCTTGGAGCATCCGCAGAGATTGCTGCTGCCTCAGGGCGACAAGCCCACTAAATTCCCACTCAATAACAACAGCGAGGCCAACCAGCGACCCATAAGCAAGCAAACGGAAACGAGAACAAAGGATGGCAAACGCAGAATCACTCCCATGTTTATACCTCTCCACGAAGATGGACCCACATCGCTGAGCATGAACATAGTGTCGAGCAGTGGATCGGCCACAGCAGCTTTAACTTCTTGCTCGGCAGCAGCCGGAGCGGTCTCGTCTGCTGCTCCAACGGAGAGCGCTGCCACGCCGCTGATGCCATTGGAGCCATTGGTTAGTAAATCGGATCTGGGTCGCTTGGATTCCAGATTGAAAACCCAACCCGCCAGCCAGCGCCGTCAATCACTGCCCTTTGATCCCGGCCAGACCAATGAGTTGCCACGCTCTCCACGGCTTGAGGAGCACCAAAGTAGCACCAGTGGTCCCAGCAATCTCAATGTCACGGCCACCGGAAAGAGTGAGTTCGTGAAGGCCGCTCTGGACTATCGTCTGCATGTCTCGAATGGCCATCTAAAGACACAACACGGTATGCTGGCCAAGGTGACTGCATCGGATTCGAAGGAAATGCTTTGGGAATTCTACGTTGGATCTCCGCTGGTCAATCTGAATCTGTGTGGAAAGTACGCCATGCTGTGCTCTCTGGATGGGAGCATGCGACTAATTTCCATGGAGACGGGCTGTCCAGTCTTTCCCGCCATCTCGCTGACCAGTTCCGCAGTGCATTGCGCCTTT AGTCCGGACAACAGTTTGGTGGGCGTGCTGACCGAGTGCGGATTGCTGCGGATATGGGATATCGCCAAGAAGGTCATCAGCCTGGCGGCCGGCTGCCTGGAGCTGCTAAACAAGCATGGCACGGCCGTGCAGTTCTCGGTTACGAATCAGGGAATGCCCTTGATTGGTTTCCCCAGTGGCAACTCGTATTCGTACTCGACGAGCCTGCAATCGTGGCTGGTGCTGGCCACCAAGGATGCGATCATGTACCATGGAATTAGGGGCACACTGCCCAGGGACATGGACCAAATGCAGCAGAAGTTTCCGCTCCTCAGCATGCAGGCCAGCAGTCAGAATTACTTTAGTTTCACTGGTAGCATGGAGTT GAGGCATTCGGAGAGCTGGCAGCAGAGCGCAAAAATCAGGTTCATCGAAAACCAGATCAAGTTGTGCGAGGCGCTCCAGTCGCTGGATGAACTGCAGCACTGGCACAAGATGCTCACGTTCCAGCTGGCCACTCACGGCTCCGAGAAGCGAATGCGTGTGTTCCTGGACGATCTGCTCAGCATGCCGGAGCCGGGACTATCACAG TTCGTGCCAAAGTTGGAGTTAATGCAGTGCGTTCTGGATACGCTGAAGCCGCATTCCGAATGGAATCGCCTGCACTCGGAGTACGCGGAGCTGCTAAGGGAGTGCAAGTCGGAGAGGCAAAAGGATATCTTTGCCACACCCGCTCCGCCACAGCCGAAAGCGGCCTCTTCAGCGGGTTCATCTCCCAGGTCAGGCGCCATCGGAGATGAGGCAACCGGTGAGGAGGTGGCAGAAAAAGATGGTGCAACAgcagtggctgctgctggtggatCAGGATCACCAGCGGCTGCGACAACGGGCACAAGCACTACGACAACCACCAGAACCAGCAGCTCACTTTCTTCATCAGGTTCATCATCCTCAACCTCCGGTTCCGGTTCGtcctcatcgtcgtcatcCTCGTCATCGCTGTCTGTGCCACAGCCTGCACCTAGTCTCTCGCCAGAGATACAAACTCTAGACTCGCCCACCGTCTGCATAGATGATGATCTTCTGTCGGCCTCATCTTCACTACCTCCGTTGGATACCTCTCCCGTGGAAGTTTCGCCAGCGTCCACTTCCGGTGGGGCTGCTTCCACATCTCCTGCCGCCTCCGTAGCGGGATCTGCTCCAGTTTCCAGTGCCAAAGCCGCTGAAACAGAGCAGACATGA